A region of Jonquetella anthropi DSM 22815 DNA encodes the following proteins:
- the saoB gene encoding ABC transporter substrate-binding (seleno)protein SaoB, with protein sequence MNRRFIPLFAILGAALAVTLLQEITPRRAPREYLKIACGNDLAGHVIAHAAQDYCAKAKAVDMNRLSFLQLSDCCGTQAEFALAGGDFDMAVLCPDAAQKFLGTGAPFRIFGPLVKNANVLVSRGNNTPRSVGYMSGRVLQYEALVRTLGRTAELHPIAAPALPYALECGAVDAVVLDAADAIRLPQYVLRPLPSGAPTAVLLVHNDALQGQNFKNFIRFYNDTVRRLEGSLCNGLLTDVLHVERREETSKAWQKLNVQLLTLPEEGSI encoded by the coding sequence TTGAATAGGCGATTTATCCCCCTCTTCGCCATTCTTGGCGCCGCGTTGGCCGTTACGCTCTTACAGGAAATAACGCCGCGGCGCGCGCCACGAGAATACCTGAAAATCGCCTGCGGCAACGATCTGGCGGGGCACGTCATCGCCCACGCCGCACAGGATTACTGCGCGAAGGCGAAAGCTGTCGATATGAACCGCCTCTCGTTTTTACAGCTGAGCGACTGCTGTGGAACACAGGCCGAGTTCGCGTTGGCCGGCGGCGATTTCGATATGGCGGTGCTGTGCCCTGACGCGGCACAAAAGTTCCTTGGGACCGGCGCTCCCTTTCGGATTTTCGGCCCGCTGGTGAAAAACGCCAACGTTCTCGTCAGCCGGGGAAACAATACCCCACGATCGGTTGGATATATGAGCGGACGAGTGCTTCAATACGAGGCCCTCGTCCGCACCTTAGGACGGACGGCAGAACTGCACCCAATCGCGGCTCCGGCCCTGCCGTATGCGCTGGAGTGCGGGGCCGTAGACGCCGTGGTCCTTGACGCCGCTGACGCGATCAGGCTGCCGCAGTACGTGCTCCGTCCCCTGCCGAGCGGCGCGCCAACAGCGGTGCTCCTCGTTCACAACGACGCGCTTCAGGGCCAGAACTTTAAAAATTTCATTCGGTTTTACAACGACACGGTCAGGAGGTTAGAAGGTTCTCTCTGCAACGGACTCTTGACGGACGTCCTGCACGTTGAACGCAGAGAAGAAACGTCCAAAGCATGGCAAAAACTGAACGTTCAATTGTTAACTCTTCCAGAAGAGGGCTCGATCTAA
- the saoX gene encoding ABC transporter substrate-binding subunit SaoX, giving the protein MKKSLVALALSIALGTVLTASSAMAVDNESIVAAMVSKYSLEPLPKEDADYTVNLGYYNCDHMTAACIGKDSGIFKALGMKVEITGNGKVPEAMSAGRMDMAYAGWTTTLRAVQVGTPLFIAAENHTGGAEYLVCSFKIKTPHDLIGKKICAGGDTANDLNWQEWTAQLGIPNDIKNYENYSMSDADAYFAMVAGKLDAFTCCDPWGSMAEYEKTGWVMVRQNTQRESGHGTCCKVCMNYNFAKKHPKLASRMLLAHTLSLQFMYLHPYKAAQIFSANYNVPLEVGLMTLYKKLNEEGRTLSWKLNRQYMQNQLDTMKKYHVRDDINSVNLDDYIDLTYFNASGAIDFDKFIAEQVDPVFPLGMSYKDWRAKAVAVDGIVE; this is encoded by the coding sequence ATGAAAAAGAGTCTTGTCGCACTGGCGTTATCCATCGCACTCGGAACCGTCTTGACCGCTTCGTCAGCAATGGCCGTTGACAATGAAAGCATCGTTGCGGCGATGGTATCAAAGTATTCGCTCGAGCCGCTCCCAAAGGAAGACGCCGACTACACGGTCAACCTCGGCTACTACAACTGTGACCACATGACCGCTGCCTGCATCGGCAAAGATTCCGGCATTTTCAAGGCGCTCGGCATGAAAGTAGAAATCACCGGCAACGGAAAGGTCCCCGAAGCGATGAGCGCCGGAAGAATGGACATGGCCTATGCCGGTTGGACGACCACGCTCCGGGCAGTGCAGGTCGGCACGCCGCTTTTCATTGCCGCCGAAAACCACACCGGCGGCGCGGAGTATCTGGTGTGCAGCTTTAAGATTAAGACCCCACATGACTTGATCGGCAAAAAAATCTGCGCCGGCGGAGACACAGCAAATGACTTGAACTGGCAGGAATGGACTGCCCAGCTGGGGATCCCGAATGATATTAAGAACTACGAGAATTATTCGATGAGCGATGCGGACGCGTATTTTGCGATGGTGGCCGGCAAACTGGACGCGTTCACCTGCTGCGATCCGTGGGGTTCTATGGCCGAGTACGAAAAAACCGGCTGGGTCATGGTGCGCCAGAACACCCAGCGCGAGAGCGGACACGGCACGTGCTGCAAAGTCTGCATGAACTACAACTTCGCTAAAAAGCACCCCAAGCTGGCCAGCCGAATGCTGCTGGCCCACACGCTGAGCTTACAGTTCATGTACCTGCACCCGTACAAGGCCGCCCAAATTTTCTCCGCGAATTACAACGTGCCACTCGAAGTTGGCCTGATGACGCTGTACAAAAAGCTTAACGAAGAGGGCCGGACTCTCAGCTGGAAGCTGAACCGCCAGTACATGCAGAACCAGCTCGACACCATGAAGAAATACCACGTCCGCGACGACATCAATTCGGTGAATCTTGATGACTACATCGACCTCACGTACTTCAACGCCAGCGGCGCGATTGACTTTGACAAGTTCATTGCAGAGCAGGTTGACCCAGTCTTCCCGCTGGGAATGAGCTACAAAGATTGGAGAGCGAAGGCCGTCGCGGTTGACGGTATCGTTGAATAG
- the saoC gene encoding Cys-Cys-COOH (seleno)protein SaoC — protein sequence MRRPRIWLQAARLSVLVGLFLNGLAYRVWAAPVSSLIERFQECVPDREILLTLAGDCNADGIEDLVVMYRENENENRMVAVYSSNGNFLVSEWTRAPLENYRMQWRDIDERPPVELLVSGQKGIHIGFAVFRFVEGKWISLFGEGMEDCC from the coding sequence ATGAGAAGGCCGCGAATATGGCTCCAAGCGGCGCGTCTGTCGGTACTGGTTGGGCTGTTTTTGAACGGCTTGGCGTATCGCGTTTGGGCTGCGCCGGTTTCGTCTCTCATTGAGCGTTTCCAGGAGTGCGTCCCCGACCGCGAAATCCTTCTGACGCTCGCAGGAGACTGCAACGCCGACGGTATCGAAGACCTTGTCGTCATGTACCGGGAAAACGAAAACGAAAACCGAATGGTCGCGGTGTATTCCAGCAACGGGAATTTTCTCGTTTCCGAGTGGACCCGCGCACCGCTCGAGAACTACCGGATGCAGTGGCGGGATATCGATGAGCGGCCGCCGGTCGAGCTGTTGGTCTCCGGGCAAAAAGGCATCCATATTGGTTTTGCTGTTTTTCGCTTCGTCGAGGGGAAATGGATCAGTCTCTTCGGCGAGGGCATGGAAGACTGTTGCTAA